TGCTATAATTTTTTATGTTAATCATTAGGCTTGAAAATAAGAAAATAATTTGTTTATCTTATATAGAAATAAGCTATCCCCCCTAGTTATTTTTTATTAAGATGTTTCTAAAAAAACAAGTCTAAAGCATGACTGAATGGTATTATTCCATTCAGTTTTTTGAGTTATTTTATAGAAATAGGTATAATTGATTTATCTAATAAGTTAGGAGGAAATTATATGAAAATTAGTTATCATGGTCATTCAGTCGTTATTATAGAAACAGATGATCATACTCGTATTTTAATTGATCCATTTATTACAGGAAATAAATTAACAGACCTAACACTAGAAAAAGTGGAAATAGATTATATTTTTATTACTCATGGACATAGTGACCATGTGGGGGATTTGGTTTATTTAGCTAAAAAAAACAATGCTCAAGTTGTTGCTATTCCAGAAATTTGTCATTTTGCAACAAGTCAAGGAATTAAGAATGTTCATCCTATGAATATAGGAGGAAAGTTTGATTTTCCGTTTGGTCAAGTTAAAATGGTTTTTGCACAACACAGTTCAGGATATGAGTTGGATGGTGAGATGATTTATATGGGAGAACCCGCTGGATTTATCTTTACCATTGATAATAAGTCAATTTATCATGCCGGAGATACTGCTTTTTATAGTGATTTATCTTTGTTGAAAGATGATTTTGATTTAGATGTCGCTTTTTTACCAATTGGTGACAACTTTACAATGGGGATAGCAGACGCTGCAAAAGCATCAAACGTTATTCAAGCAAAATTGACTATACCGATTCATTATAATACCTTTCCTGTTATAGAACAAAATCCATATGAGTTTATTGGTTTATTACCAGAAAATACAGGTAAAGTATTAGAACCAGGAGAGTTCATTAGTATTTAAAAATCATATGAGAACAGTCCGAATAGAACTGTTCTTTTTTTATTCCAAAAACATGTTGTATTGAAAATGATAAAATAATGAAACCTTTCTATTGCATTGTGGATAAAAAAAGTCTATAATAGCCGAATGTAAGAATGAGAGGAAGTGATATCACTTGAAGTTAACCAATGCAACGGAACAAGCGTTGGCAATCATGGCATTATTATCGACACAGGAAAAAGACGTACCTGTGTCATCAATCGCAATTTATCAAAAACTGTCAGTTTCTTCTTCTTATATTAGAAAGTTACTAAGAAAGTTAGTGGTTTCAAATATTATTGAAGGGGTATCTGGAAATAATGGTGGATTTTACATTAAAAAAGAGTTATCTGATATTACGCTATTACACATTGTTGAAGCAATAGAAGAGCCGTTTCACTCATTTCCAAAAGTGGGTGTTTTAGAGAGAGCTTTTAGTGATTTTACTAAAATTGCTCAAACAGGTGATGAACAAATTGCCGAGTGCTTTTCGCGAGCGGATAAAAAATGGAACAAAGAATTAGAAAGAATCACAGTAGAAGATATATTATCTGATGTCTTTCGTGAGTATGGTGAAATACCACATAGAAATTG
This genomic stretch from Vagococcus sp. CY52-2 harbors:
- a CDS encoding metal-dependent hydrolase is translated as MKISYHGHSVVIIETDDHTRILIDPFITGNKLTDLTLEKVEIDYIFITHGHSDHVGDLVYLAKKNNAQVVAIPEICHFATSQGIKNVHPMNIGGKFDFPFGQVKMVFAQHSSGYELDGEMIYMGEPAGFIFTIDNKSIYHAGDTAFYSDLSLLKDDFDLDVAFLPIGDNFTMGIADAAKASNVIQAKLTIPIHYNTFPVIEQNPYEFIGLLPENTGKVLEPGEFISI
- a CDS encoding Rrf2 family transcriptional regulator, with protein sequence MKLTNATEQALAIMALLSTQEKDVPVSSIAIYQKLSVSSSYIRKLLRKLVVSNIIEGVSGNNGGFYIKKELSDITLLHIVEAIEEPFHSFPKVGVLERAFSDFTKIAQTGDEQIAECFSRADKKWNKELERITVEDILSDVFREYGEIPHRNWNDFIEDERSIQC